The following are encoded together in the Peromyscus maniculatus bairdii isolate BWxNUB_F1_BW_parent chromosome 22, HU_Pman_BW_mat_3.1, whole genome shotgun sequence genome:
- the Calm2 gene encoding calmodulin-2 isoform X2 yields MSQADQLTEEQIAEFKEAFSLFDKDGDGTITTKELGTVMRSLGQNPTEAELQDMINEVDADGNGTIDFPEFLTMMARKMKDTDSEEEIREAFRVFDKDGNGYISAAELRHVMTNLGEKLTDEEVDEMIREADIDGDGQVNYEEFVQMMTAK; encoded by the exons ATGTCGCAG GCTGACCAACTGACTGAAGAGCAGATTGCAG AATTCAAAGAAGCCTTCTCACTATTTGACAAGGATGGCGATGGGACTATAACCACAAAGGAGCTGGGGACTGTGATGAGGTCTCTGGGGCAGAACCCCACAGAAGCAGAGCTCCAGGACATGATCAACGAAGTAGATGCAGATG GTAATGGCACAATTGACTTCCCTGAATTTCTGACAATGATggcaagaaaaatgaaagatacaGACAGCGAAGAGGAAATTAGAGAAGCATTCCGCGTGTTTGATAAG GATGGTAATGGGTATATTAGTGCAGCAGAGCTTCGCCATGTGATGACAAACCTTGGGGAGAAGCTGACAGATGAGGAGGTGGATGAAATGATCAGGGAAGCAGATATCGATGGGGACGGTCAGGTAAACTATGAAG aGTTTGTACAAATGATGACAGCAAAGTGA
- the Calm2 gene encoding calmodulin-2 isoform X1, whose product MVYILQWSFSPADQLTEEQIAEFKEAFSLFDKDGDGTITTKELGTVMRSLGQNPTEAELQDMINEVDADGNGTIDFPEFLTMMARKMKDTDSEEEIREAFRVFDKDGNGYISAAELRHVMTNLGEKLTDEEVDEMIREADIDGDGQVNYEEFVQMMTAK is encoded by the exons ATGGTTTATATCTTGCAGTGGTCCTTTTCCCCA GCTGACCAACTGACTGAAGAGCAGATTGCAG AATTCAAAGAAGCCTTCTCACTATTTGACAAGGATGGCGATGGGACTATAACCACAAAGGAGCTGGGGACTGTGATGAGGTCTCTGGGGCAGAACCCCACAGAAGCAGAGCTCCAGGACATGATCAACGAAGTAGATGCAGATG GTAATGGCACAATTGACTTCCCTGAATTTCTGACAATGATggcaagaaaaatgaaagatacaGACAGCGAAGAGGAAATTAGAGAAGCATTCCGCGTGTTTGATAAG GATGGTAATGGGTATATTAGTGCAGCAGAGCTTCGCCATGTGATGACAAACCTTGGGGAGAAGCTGACAGATGAGGAGGTGGATGAAATGATCAGGGAAGCAGATATCGATGGGGACGGTCAGGTAAACTATGAAG aGTTTGTACAAATGATGACAGCAAAGTGA
- the Calm2 gene encoding calmodulin-2 isoform X3 — MADQLTEEQIAEFKEAFSLFDKDGDGTITTKELGTVMRSLGQNPTEAELQDMINEVDADGNGTIDFPEFLTMMARKMKDTDSEEEIREAFRVFDKDGNGYISAAELRHVMTNLGEKLTDEEVDEMIREADIDGDGQVNYEEFVQMMTAK, encoded by the exons ATG GCTGACCAACTGACTGAAGAGCAGATTGCAG AATTCAAAGAAGCCTTCTCACTATTTGACAAGGATGGCGATGGGACTATAACCACAAAGGAGCTGGGGACTGTGATGAGGTCTCTGGGGCAGAACCCCACAGAAGCAGAGCTCCAGGACATGATCAACGAAGTAGATGCAGATG GTAATGGCACAATTGACTTCCCTGAATTTCTGACAATGATggcaagaaaaatgaaagatacaGACAGCGAAGAGGAAATTAGAGAAGCATTCCGCGTGTTTGATAAG GATGGTAATGGGTATATTAGTGCAGCAGAGCTTCGCCATGTGATGACAAACCTTGGGGAGAAGCTGACAGATGAGGAGGTGGATGAAATGATCAGGGAAGCAGATATCGATGGGGACGGTCAGGTAAACTATGAAG aGTTTGTACAAATGATGACAGCAAAGTGA